AGATTCGTGATCAGCGGCGCGTGACCCAGAGCGATACCAAGATCACCCAGAGCACCGTGCGCAATCACCATCTCGACCAGGCCGGAAAAGATTTCTCCTTCCGCGCTGACGATATCGCAATGGACTGTCATAGCCATCTGATTGCCTCAACCTAAATGAGCGCCCGTTGCCGGGCGCCGGGATTACAGTTTCTTGGCTTTCTCGATCGCTTCTTCGATGCCGCCGACCATGTAGAACGCTTGTTCTGGCAGGTGGTCGTAGTCACCGTTGAGGATGCCTTTGAAGCCAGCGATGGTGTCTTTCAGGGAAACGTATTTACCCGAAGCACCGGTGAAGACTTCAGCCACGAAGAACGGCTGCGACAAGAAGCGCTGGATCTTACGAGCACGGTTTACCAACTGCTTGTCGGCTTCCGACAGCTCGTCCATACCCAGGATCGCGATGATGTCCTTCAGCTCTTTGTAACGCTGCAGCACGTACTGAACACCACGAGCGGTCTCGTAGTGATCGTTGCCGATCACGTTCGGGTCCAGCTGACGCGAAGTCGAGTCCAGTGGGTCTACCGCCGGGTAGATACCCAGGGAAGCGATGTCACGGGACAGAACGACGGTGGCGTCCAGGTGAGCAAACGTGGTCGCTGGCGACGGGTCAGTCAAGTCGTCCGCTGGTACGTATACGGCCTGGATCGAAGTAATCGAACCTTGCTTGGTCGAAGTGATGCGCTCTTGCAGCACGCCCATCTCTTCAGCCAGGGTCGGCTGGTAACCTACTGCCGAAGGCATACGGCCCAGCAGTGCGGATACTTCGGTACCGGCCAGGGTGTAACGATAGATGTTGTCGACGAACAGCAGAACGTCGTTACCTTCGTCACGGAACTTCTCTGCCATGGTCAGGCCGGTCAGCGCTACGCGCAGACGGTTTCCTGGTGGCTCGTTCATCTGACCGTAGACCAGCGCTACCTTGTCGAGAACGTTGGAGTCCTTCATCTCGTGGTAGAAGTCGTTACCCTCACGAGTACGCTCACCCACACCGGCGAACACGGAATAACCGCTGTGCTCGATGGCGATGTTACGGATCAGTTCCATCATGTTTACGGTCTTGCCTACACCGGCACCACCGAACAGACCGACTTTACCGCCCTTGGCGAACGGGCAAACCAGGTCGATAACCTTGATGCCGGTTTCCAGCAGCTCGTTGCCACCGGCTTGTTCCGCGAAGGAAGGAGCGGCGCGGTGGATACCCCAGCGCTCTTCTTCGCCGATCGGGCCAGCTTCGTCGATCGGGTTGCCCAGTACGTCCATGATCCGGCCCAGAGTCGCTTTACCGACCGGTACGGAGATGGCTGCGCCAGTGTTGTTGACGTCCAGACCGCGCTTCAAGCCTTCGGTGGAGCCCATCGCAATGGTACGAACCACGCCGTCGCCCAGCTGCTGCTGAACTTCCAGAGTGGTTTCGGCGCCTTGAACCTTCAAGGCGTCGTAGATGCTCGGTACGCTGTCGCGTGGAAATTCCACGTCGATAACGGCGCCGATGATTTGAACGATACGTCCGCTACTCATAGCTGGATCCTCTGAATATTTGAACCGTTAAACCGCGGCAGCGCCGCCGACGATTTCCGAGATCTCTTGGGTGATCGCAGCCTGACGCGCCTTGTTGTAGATCAGCTGCAAATCGCTGATCAAATCACCGGCGTTGTCGGTAGCGTTCTTCATCGCGATCATCCGCGCAGCTTGTTCGGCCGCGTTGTTCTCGACCACCGCCTGGTACACCTGCGACTCCACGTAACGCACCATCAAGCCGTCAAGCAGCTCTTTGGCGTCTGGTTCGTAGAGGTAGTCCCAGTGGTGCTTGAGATCCTGATCCGGGGTCGCTACCAGCGGAATCAACTGCTCCACGGTAGGCTGTTGCGTCATGGTATTGATGAACTTGTTGGATACCACGGACAGGCGGTCAATACGGCCGTCCAGATAGGCATCCAGCATCACCTTGACGCTGCCGATCAGATCATTGATCGACGGCTCTTCACCCAGGTGGCTGATAGCTGCAACGACGTTACCGCCGAAGTTGCGGAAAAAGGCCGCACCCTTGCTACCAACGACACACAGATCAATCTCGACGCCGTTTTCGCGGTTTACCGCCATGTCCTTGACCAGGGCCTTGAACAGGTTGGTGTTCAAGCCGCCGCACAAACCACGGTCACTGCTCACCACGACATAACCAACGCGCTTGATGGCGCGGTCGATCATGAACGGATGGCGGTATTCCGGGTTGGCGTTGGCCAGATGCCCAATTACCTGGCGGATACGCTCCGCATAAGGACGGCTAGCAGCCATGCGCATTTGTGCCTTGCGCATTTTGCTGACCGCCACTTTTTCCATGGCGCTGGTAATTTTTTGCGTGCTTTTGATGCTCGCAATCTTACTGCGAATCTCTTTTGCGCCTGCCATGTAACACCTATCAGGTTAGCAAGCGGGAGCCTTGCGGCTCCCGCTGCGGCTTACCAGGTTTGGGTGGCCTTGAACTTCTCGATACCGGCTTTCAGGCCAGCGTCGATTTCGTCATTGAAGTCACCTTTAACGTTGATCTTCGCCATCAAGTCGGCGTGATCGCGGTTGAAGAAAGCAATCAGCGCTTGTTCGAAGCTGCCGATCTTGGCGATTTCAATGTCAGTCAGGAACCCACGCTCAGCGGCATACAGCGACAGCGCCATGTCAGCGATCGACATAGGTGCGTATTGCTTCTGCTTCATCAGCTCGGTAACGCGCTGACCATGCTCAAGTTGCTTGCGGGTCGCTTCGTCCAGGTCAGAAGCGAACTGGGCGAATGCCGCCAGTTCACGATACTGAGCCAGAGCGGTACGGATACCACCGGACAGCTTC
This genomic window from Pseudomonas kribbensis contains:
- the atpD gene encoding F0F1 ATP synthase subunit beta codes for the protein MSSGRIVQIIGAVIDVEFPRDSVPSIYDALKVQGAETTLEVQQQLGDGVVRTIAMGSTEGLKRGLDVNNTGAAISVPVGKATLGRIMDVLGNPIDEAGPIGEEERWGIHRAAPSFAEQAGGNELLETGIKVIDLVCPFAKGGKVGLFGGAGVGKTVNMMELIRNIAIEHSGYSVFAGVGERTREGNDFYHEMKDSNVLDKVALVYGQMNEPPGNRLRVALTGLTMAEKFRDEGNDVLLFVDNIYRYTLAGTEVSALLGRMPSAVGYQPTLAEEMGVLQERITSTKQGSITSIQAVYVPADDLTDPSPATTFAHLDATVVLSRDIASLGIYPAVDPLDSTSRQLDPNVIGNDHYETARGVQYVLQRYKELKDIIAILGMDELSEADKQLVNRARKIQRFLSQPFFVAEVFTGASGKYVSLKDTIAGFKGILNGDYDHLPEQAFYMVGGIEEAIEKAKKL
- the atpG gene encoding F0F1 ATP synthase subunit gamma, which translates into the protein MAGAKEIRSKIASIKSTQKITSAMEKVAVSKMRKAQMRMAASRPYAERIRQVIGHLANANPEYRHPFMIDRAIKRVGYVVVSSDRGLCGGLNTNLFKALVKDMAVNRENGVEIDLCVVGSKGAAFFRNFGGNVVAAISHLGEEPSINDLIGSVKVMLDAYLDGRIDRLSVVSNKFINTMTQQPTVEQLIPLVATPDQDLKHHWDYLYEPDAKELLDGLMVRYVESQVYQAVVENNAAEQAARMIAMKNATDNAGDLISDLQLIYNKARQAAITQEISEIVGGAAAV